Proteins encoded by one window of Halorussus salinus:
- a CDS encoding carboxylate--amine ligase — MPPVRDDAPSVLIPTGVAPYSYPCLRSLHRRGVRTLAASEHDHVPVFSSRFCDETARLPSPDDDLLAYKDALVDLAARDDVAAVIPIREYDAYLLSRYRDEFAERAAVEVPPIETLERVHDRVKLAEAAEAAGAPVPETRPLDAVEEWSGDHIVKSRYNLLADRYVDTHAPDECEEVNHVTHVRPDEEPDRDELVAAMNHVPIVQEFVPASDEYMFAALYDEGDPVATFQHRQIRGNSYTGGGGVYRESMYDPDLESVARDLLGELDWHGLACIEYMEHAETGEYYLTEINPRMWQSLPSTVRAGADFPLYYWLQSQGRRDEIDPDFELGVGSHLLYGELGYLASVLSDESPYVERPGLGETALEIGESVVRQPRFDFLRLDDPRPFVSGVLQTLSKSE, encoded by the coding sequence ATGCCCCCGGTCCGCGACGACGCGCCGTCGGTGCTGATTCCGACGGGCGTCGCACCCTACAGCTACCCCTGCCTGCGGTCGTTGCATCGCCGAGGAGTCCGCACCCTCGCGGCCTCCGAACACGACCACGTGCCGGTGTTCTCCTCGCGGTTCTGCGACGAGACGGCGCGACTCCCCTCGCCGGACGACGACCTGCTGGCGTACAAGGACGCGCTGGTGGACCTCGCGGCGCGCGACGACGTGGCGGCCGTGATTCCGATTCGGGAGTACGACGCCTACCTGCTGTCGCGCTACCGCGACGAGTTCGCCGAGCGCGCCGCGGTCGAGGTGCCGCCAATAGAGACGCTGGAGCGGGTCCACGACCGGGTGAAACTTGCGGAAGCCGCCGAGGCGGCGGGCGCGCCGGTGCCCGAGACCCGGCCGCTGGACGCCGTCGAGGAGTGGTCGGGCGACCACATCGTCAAGTCCCGGTACAATCTGCTGGCCGACCGGTACGTCGATACCCACGCCCCCGACGAGTGCGAGGAGGTCAACCACGTCACGCACGTCCGTCCCGACGAGGAGCCGGACCGCGACGAGTTGGTCGCGGCGATGAACCACGTGCCGATAGTGCAGGAGTTCGTCCCCGCCAGCGACGAGTACATGTTCGCGGCGCTGTACGACGAGGGCGACCCGGTCGCCACGTTCCAGCACCGCCAGATTCGAGGGAACTCCTACACCGGCGGCGGCGGCGTCTACCGGGAGTCGATGTACGACCCGGACCTCGAATCGGTCGCCCGCGACCTGCTGGGCGAACTCGACTGGCACGGTCTCGCCTGCATCGAGTACATGGAACACGCCGAGACCGGCGAGTACTACCTGACCGAAATCAACCCTCGGATGTGGCAGTCGCTCCCCTCGACGGTGCGGGCGGGCGCGGACTTCCCGCTGTACTACTGGCTCCAGTCGCAGGGCAGGCGGGACGAAATCGACCCCGACTTCGAGTTGGGCGTCGGGAGCCACCTGCTGTACGGCGAACTGGGCTATCTGGCCAGCGTACTCAGCGACGAATCGCCGTACGTCGAGCGCCCCGGACTCGGCGAGACCGCGCTGGAAATCGGCGAGTCGGTGGTCCGGCAACCCCGCTTCGACTTCCTGCGACTGGACGACCCGCGGCCGTTCGTCAGCGGCGTGTTGCAGACGCTCTCGAAGAGCGAGTGA
- a CDS encoding DUF5787 family protein: protein MREYAFELALCAHLEAREEAVVARQIGGGVRAPSNRVLDVLCVEPGPEMDARAALTPARIPDAAIESDVGVGRARDPVDAIDARPERARSVADRAVELGFFERAVGGGVRQTARYPDEWFDRLVAVENKPDLGDPGDLQLQLRKDASLALADAVLLATESYVTGAHLNRIPEEVGVWRFDPETGDREVVREPTPLDADDWGVELLDEHPLRTDVAPVPPEAKARQRRQMAERAYGKGWRPNAFPACAEVEAVAREGSEGLPFCHWKGRVVNPARCGPDCPGHDPAEPPAVDPDEARDGRTPWVADPEGRARRQSGLDQFG, encoded by the coding sequence GTGCGAGAGTACGCCTTCGAGTTGGCGCTGTGCGCGCACCTCGAAGCCCGCGAGGAGGCCGTCGTCGCCCGCCAAATCGGCGGGGGCGTCCGCGCGCCGTCGAACCGCGTCCTCGACGTGCTGTGCGTCGAACCCGGCCCGGAGATGGACGCGCGGGCCGCGCTGACGCCCGCGAGGATACCCGACGCGGCCATCGAGAGCGACGTGGGCGTCGGCCGAGCGCGCGACCCGGTGGACGCCATCGACGCCCGGCCGGAGCGCGCCCGGAGCGTCGCCGACCGGGCGGTCGAACTCGGCTTCTTCGAGCGCGCGGTCGGCGGTGGCGTCCGCCAAACTGCCCGCTACCCCGACGAGTGGTTCGACCGACTCGTCGCCGTCGAGAACAAGCCCGACCTCGGCGACCCCGGCGACCTCCAACTGCAACTTCGGAAGGACGCGAGCCTCGCGCTCGCCGACGCGGTTCTCCTCGCCACCGAGAGCTACGTCACCGGCGCGCACCTCAACCGCATCCCCGAGGAGGTCGGCGTCTGGCGCTTCGACCCCGAGACGGGCGACCGGGAGGTGGTCCGCGAACCCACCCCGCTCGACGCCGACGACTGGGGCGTCGAACTCCTCGACGAACATCCGCTCCGGACCGACGTGGCCCCGGTTCCACCCGAAGCGAAGGCCCGCCAGCGCCGCCAGATGGCCGAGCGCGCCTACGGCAAGGGGTGGCGGCCCAACGCATTCCCGGCCTGCGCCGAGGTCGAGGCGGTCGCCCGCGAGGGAAGCGAGGGGCTACCCTTCTGCCACTGGAAAGGGCGGGTCGTCAACCCCGCGCGCTGTGGGCCGGACTGTCCGGGCCACGACCCCGCCGAACCTCCCGCGGTGGACCCCGACGAGGCGCGGGACGGGCGGACGCCGTGGGTCGCGGACCCCGAGGGGAGAGCCAGACGGCAGTCGGGATTAGACCAGTTCGGGTGA
- a CDS encoding winged helix-turn-helix domain-containing protein, giving the protein MGAKLHDMTDDLHEGENAFREFFVASDLVRDSGRARVYTDVLLNQPTTVSELDSRLEMSPSSASKFVTELEETGLVENVSDSGRKKQLTTDPVIFTVTTGADEQFTVTPTVIAAAGARAVDEDIDTFIDRNGYTKLGAAVAGTVAYLNGDLTRRGVARELDLPEVEAITITIALEGIVGLLGDADPVLTASDIDVHGLDTTDAAYVREASETDE; this is encoded by the coding sequence ATGGGTGCCAAACTTCACGACATGACGGACGACCTCCACGAAGGCGAGAACGCTTTCCGGGAGTTCTTCGTCGCAAGCGACCTCGTGAGAGATTCGGGTCGCGCTCGCGTCTACACCGACGTTCTCCTCAACCAACCGACGACCGTAAGTGAACTCGACTCACGACTGGAGATGTCGCCGAGTTCGGCCTCGAAGTTCGTCACCGAACTCGAAGAGACTGGCTTGGTCGAGAACGTGAGCGACAGCGGCCGCAAGAAGCAGTTGACGACCGACCCGGTTATCTTCACCGTGACGACCGGGGCAGACGAACAGTTCACCGTCACGCCGACGGTCATCGCGGCCGCGGGAGCGCGAGCGGTCGACGAGGACATCGACACGTTCATCGACCGCAACGGGTACACCAAACTCGGTGCCGCAGTCGCTGGCACCGTCGCGTATCTGAACGGCGACCTGACGCGCCGCGGCGTCGCCAGAGAACTCGACCTCCCGGAAGTCGAGGCGATTACTATCACCATCGCGCTGGAGGGAATCGTCGGTCTGTTGGGTGACGCGGACCCCGTGTTGACCGCTTCCGACATCGACGTTCACGGCCTCGACACGACGGACGCCGCCTACGTCCGGGAAGCGTCGGAGACAGACGAGTAG
- a CDS encoding universal stress protein, with translation MYDRILVPTDGSEQHAVVTQAMNLAELADATVHALYVVDERALDYQPSESGREETRDARREEGEEATRHVAEAGEDRGVEVVTAIEEGKPAETIVEYADDEDVDVVVMGTHGRSGVDRYVLGSVTEQVVRTSEVPVLTVNLARQRRAVRDGETAVERARQVLADEGHEVADVPEDPYRESNTWLVRVETEDGQTFNVHIDAESGEARLARIGT, from the coding sequence ATGTACGACCGGATTCTGGTGCCGACCGACGGGAGCGAACAGCACGCGGTGGTCACGCAGGCGATGAACCTCGCGGAACTCGCCGACGCCACGGTCCACGCGCTCTACGTCGTGGACGAGCGCGCGCTGGATTACCAGCCCTCCGAATCCGGGCGCGAGGAGACCCGCGACGCGCGCCGCGAGGAGGGCGAGGAGGCCACCCGCCACGTCGCCGAGGCGGGCGAGGACCGCGGCGTCGAGGTCGTCACCGCAATCGAGGAGGGCAAGCCCGCCGAAACCATCGTCGAGTACGCCGACGACGAGGACGTAGACGTGGTGGTGATGGGTACCCACGGCCGGTCGGGCGTGGACCGCTACGTCCTCGGGAGCGTGACCGAGCAGGTCGTCCGGACCAGCGAGGTCCCGGTGTTGACGGTCAACCTCGCGCGCCAGCGCCGGGCGGTCCGCGACGGCGAGACCGCAGTCGAACGCGCGAGGCAGGTCCTCGCCGACGAGGGCCACGAGGTCGCCGACGTGCCCGAGGACCCCTACCGGGAGAGCAACACGTGGCTCGTCCGGGTCGAGACCGAAGACGGCCAGACGTTCAACGTCCACATCGACGCCGAATCCGGCGAGGCGCGACTCGCCCGCATCGGGACGTAG
- a CDS encoding DUF6653 family protein, protein MFGVLRRRLADAEFWERHENPASGWTRLPTAPLLMYAIYARNWRLLAATVAFVVVNPILFPKPGPEADDSWMTRGVRGERLWVQGADAGRANLLNVASAPAFLWAIYAAIRRRPARTAFFTALSMALKLAFVNEMVKLYDRAVASEEA, encoded by the coding sequence ATGTTCGGCGTCCTCCGGCGACGCCTCGCCGACGCGGAGTTCTGGGAACGCCACGAGAACCCGGCGTCGGGGTGGACACGCTTACCGACCGCACCCCTGCTGATGTACGCCATCTACGCGCGGAACTGGAGGCTTTTGGCCGCAACGGTGGCGTTCGTCGTCGTCAACCCGATTCTCTTCCCGAAGCCGGGTCCCGAGGCCGACGACAGTTGGATGACGCGCGGTGTCCGCGGCGAGCGACTGTGGGTGCAGGGTGCCGACGCGGGCCGGGCGAACCTGCTGAATGTCGCCAGCGCCCCGGCGTTTCTCTGGGCGATTTACGCGGCGATTCGGCGGCGACCCGCTCGGACTGCCTTCTTCACGGCGCTGTCGATGGCGCTGAAGTTGGCGTTCGTCAACGAGATGGTGAAACTCTACGACCGAGCGGTGGCGAGCGAAGAAGCGTGA
- a CDS encoding arylsulfotransferase family protein, whose product MQSTARRPLAVALAVLCCLSMAVPAVAVTDGAVTTDSRSVALAQNETTASDSDAPNSCVGTMTAPANGTTVISVQGFKFGENGGKRPAKLVGVGPSGEIEWVHQSAEKYGVVWGYDVDPMDNGNIFVTATVKGHKTLVYEFDPETQERVWAKTFDLGDTHDADLINNGTEILLANMRNYNASAERNDDRIFVYNRTTEEIEWEWRFDDHYDPQNLEENYTDDWTHVNDVDKIGEGLYLASPRNFDQAIVVNRSTNDIVMKLGEDGNKDILAEQHNPDYLESENGTPTLLVGDSENDRIVEYANPDGDLTDGDGWTRTWTLTGDLNWPRDADRLPSGNTLVTDSSNHRVLEVTPDGEVVWEFYAPWLVYDAARIPAGEHGGPTMTDLNETGTVELRGDSDIHEDRTSLRNCHATLEQITGRADGGSPTGDGTGTDETGADGTTAQSAMDDESGGDDAGADATGDGTETQPEPMGDSTGVPGFGALAALGGLLVALGIGVRRRR is encoded by the coding sequence ATGCAATCGACCGCCCGACGGCCGCTCGCCGTCGCGTTAGCCGTGTTGTGTTGTCTCTCGATGGCAGTCCCCGCCGTGGCCGTCACGGACGGGGCAGTCACGACCGACTCGCGCTCGGTCGCGCTCGCCCAGAACGAGACGACTGCCAGCGATTCCGACGCGCCCAATTCCTGCGTCGGGACGATGACCGCGCCCGCGAACGGGACGACCGTCATCAGCGTGCAAGGGTTCAAATTCGGCGAGAACGGCGGCAAGCGCCCGGCGAAACTCGTCGGCGTCGGCCCGAGCGGCGAAATCGAGTGGGTCCACCAGAGCGCCGAGAAGTACGGCGTGGTCTGGGGCTACGACGTGGACCCGATGGACAACGGGAACATCTTCGTGACCGCGACTGTGAAGGGCCACAAGACGTTGGTCTACGAGTTCGACCCCGAGACCCAAGAGCGCGTCTGGGCGAAGACCTTCGACCTCGGCGACACGCACGACGCCGACCTCATCAACAACGGGACCGAGATTCTGCTGGCGAACATGCGCAACTACAACGCTTCCGCGGAGCGCAACGACGACCGCATCTTCGTCTACAACCGCACCACCGAAGAAATCGAGTGGGAGTGGCGCTTCGACGACCACTACGACCCCCAAAACCTCGAGGAGAACTACACCGACGACTGGACCCACGTCAACGACGTGGACAAAATAGGGGAGGGACTGTATCTGGCCTCACCCCGGAACTTCGACCAAGCCATCGTCGTGAACCGCTCCACGAACGACATCGTAATGAAACTCGGCGAGGACGGCAACAAAGACATCCTCGCCGAACAGCACAATCCGGACTACCTCGAAAGCGAGAACGGCACGCCGACCCTCCTCGTGGGCGACAGCGAGAACGACCGCATCGTGGAGTACGCAAACCCTGATGGAGACTTGACGGACGGCGACGGCTGGACCCGGACGTGGACCCTGACGGGCGACCTGAACTGGCCCCGCGACGCCGACCGACTCCCGAGCGGCAACACCCTCGTCACCGACTCCAGCAACCACCGCGTGCTGGAAGTGACCCCCGACGGCGAGGTCGTCTGGGAGTTCTACGCGCCGTGGCTGGTGTACGACGCCGCCCGCATCCCCGCGGGCGAACACGGCGGTCCGACGATGACCGACCTGAACGAGACCGGCACGGTCGAACTCCGCGGCGACAGCGACATCCACGAGGACCGGACCTCGCTTCGGAACTGCCACGCCACCTTGGAGCAGATTACCGGCCGCGCCGACGGCGGGTCGCCGACCGGCGATGGAACCGGTACCGACGAGACCGGCGCGGACGGGACGACCGCTCAGAGCGCGATGGACGACGAGTCCGGCGGGGACGACGCCGGAGCGGACGCGACCGGCGACGGGACCGAGACCCAACCGGAACCGATGGGCGACTCGACCGGCGTCCCCGGATTCGGCGCGCTCGCGGCGCTCGGGGGACTGCTCGTCGCGCTCGGCATCGGCGTCCGTCGCCGCCGCTAG
- a CDS encoding MBL fold metallo-hydrolase: protein MQVTLLGTGDTTGTPTPDCDCDTCREARNPGDATRRRLRERGIDASGGVERSRFSVHVRNERTDEALLIDASPDFRHQFLTHEVGLPDEAIITHIHFDHLDGLGNAYRLFDDLPVHAADEVDPLTDESVADTIRSKYDYLDRVTVHDHAPLEPFETCGFEVTLVPVEHPPMLCYGVAVEDPETGAKLSLTGDTNYAVPDESRDELADADLLLADGLVPAHLCHHHPLGGDHHDEEGVPRTFGTKHMTREGALALGDELDAAETRLVHVSHFYPADEAFAEPLAVDGEQYRL, encoded by the coding sequence ATGCAGGTCACCCTCCTCGGAACGGGCGACACGACCGGCACGCCCACGCCGGACTGCGACTGCGACACCTGTCGGGAGGCCCGCAATCCGGGCGACGCCACGCGTCGGCGACTGCGCGAACGCGGTATCGACGCGAGCGGCGGCGTCGAACGCTCCCGGTTCTCCGTCCACGTCCGCAACGAGCGCACCGACGAGGCGCTGTTGATAGACGCCAGCCCCGACTTCCGCCACCAGTTTCTCACGCACGAGGTCGGCCTGCCCGACGAAGCCATCATCACTCACATCCACTTCGACCACTTGGACGGACTGGGCAACGCCTACAGGCTGTTCGACGACTTGCCGGTCCACGCGGCTGACGAAGTAGACCCCCTGACCGACGAGAGCGTCGCCGACACGATTCGCTCGAAGTACGACTACTTGGACCGGGTGACGGTCCACGACCACGCGCCCCTCGAACCGTTCGAGACCTGCGGGTTCGAGGTGACGCTGGTGCCGGTCGAACACCCGCCGATGCTCTGCTACGGCGTCGCTGTCGAGGACCCCGAGACCGGTGCGAAGCTCTCGCTGACCGGCGACACGAACTACGCGGTTCCCGACGAGAGCCGCGACGAGTTGGCCGACGCCGACCTCCTGCTGGCCGACGGACTCGTGCCAGCCCACCTCTGTCACCACCACCCGCTCGGGGGCGACCACCACGACGAGGAGGGCGTCCCCCGAACGTTCGGCACGAAACACATGACCCGCGAGGGCGCGCTCGCCCTCGGCGACGAGTTGGACGCCGCGGAGACGCGACTGGTCCACGTCTCGCACTTCTATCCCGCCGACGAGGCGTTCGCCGAACCGCTCGCCGTGGATGGCGAGCAGTATCGGCTGTAG
- a CDS encoding ATP-binding protein, producing the protein MSDAALDVVEFLLTASLYNDNRELDENDLPPRYRQVFWPDGATDTGPDRPGSDDSPLGIERPIRATIDTARRATGVENPWSAISELMFSDRDEFSGALELTQREMAEEWFLDRADERVLHNPVLAYAFGDEVDGADYEAAREANRPVQADRAWIDGLLAQYFADEEEEEMLDLVDIRAPEEIETTLDDLVLTKDQEAEIHKIVKAIEHREYLAQIGLREIGKLLFVGPPGTGKTSTARALAYDLDLPFVEVKLSMITSQYLGETAKNVEKVFEVAKRLSPCILFMDEFDFVAKTRASDEHAAIKRAVNTLLKSIDNISLIQDDVLLIGATNHPDQLDAAAWRRFDEIVNFPKPDEGMRSDILRLITRPMDIVDFDPDELAEETEGLTGSDLRMVLREAVLDALTEERTALTQEDFVDAIKDFEERDNLKDLDMIEGDHDALVAGGDISESSGASADGGHSHDH; encoded by the coding sequence ATGAGCGACGCGGCACTGGATGTCGTCGAGTTTCTGCTCACTGCGAGCCTCTACAACGACAACCGAGAGCTAGACGAGAACGACCTTCCCCCGCGCTACCGACAGGTGTTCTGGCCCGACGGGGCTACCGATACCGGCCCGGACCGGCCGGGGAGCGACGACTCGCCGCTGGGCATCGAGCGCCCGATTCGGGCGACCATCGACACCGCCCGGCGAGCGACGGGCGTCGAGAACCCGTGGAGCGCGATTTCGGAACTCATGTTCAGCGACCGCGACGAGTTCTCCGGGGCGCTCGAACTGACCCAGCGGGAGATGGCCGAGGAGTGGTTCCTCGACAGGGCCGACGAGCGCGTCCTCCACAACCCCGTGCTGGCCTACGCGTTCGGAGACGAGGTAGACGGGGCCGACTACGAGGCGGCCCGCGAGGCCAACCGCCCCGTGCAGGCCGACCGCGCGTGGATAGACGGCCTGCTGGCCCAGTACTTCGCCGACGAGGAGGAAGAGGAGATGCTGGACCTCGTGGACATCCGCGCGCCCGAGGAGATAGAGACCACGCTGGACGACCTCGTGCTGACCAAGGACCAAGAGGCCGAGATTCACAAGATAGTGAAGGCCATCGAGCATCGGGAGTATCTGGCCCAAATCGGCCTGCGCGAAATCGGGAAGCTCCTGTTCGTCGGGCCGCCGGGGACTGGCAAGACCTCGACCGCTCGGGCGCTGGCCTACGATTTGGACCTGCCGTTCGTGGAGGTCAAACTCTCGATGATTACCAGCCAGTACCTCGGCGAGACCGCCAAGAACGTCGAGAAGGTCTTCGAGGTCGCCAAGCGACTCTCGCCCTGCATCCTCTTCATGGACGAGTTCGACTTCGTGGCCAAGACCCGCGCGAGCGACGAACACGCCGCCATCAAGCGCGCGGTCAACACCCTCCTGAAGTCCATCGACAACATCAGCCTGATTCAGGACGACGTACTCCTCATCGGCGCGACCAACCACCCCGACCAACTCGACGCCGCGGCGTGGCGGCGCTTCGACGAGATCGTCAACTTCCCGAAGCCCGACGAGGGGATGCGCTCGGACATCCTGCGACTCATCACCCGGCCGATGGACATCGTGGACTTCGACCCCGACGAGTTGGCCGAGGAGACCGAGGGTCTGACCGGGAGCGACCTCCGGATGGTCCTCCGGGAGGCGGTGTTGGACGCCCTGACCGAGGAGCGCACCGCGCTCACGCAGGAGGACTTCGTGGACGCCATCAAGGACTTCGAGGAGCGGGACAACCTCAAGGACCTCGACATGATAGAGGGCGACCACGACGCGCTGGTCGCTGGCGGCGACATCTCCGAGTCGAGCGGCGCGAGCGCCGACGGCGGCCACAGCCACGACCACTGA
- a CDS encoding flippase activity-associated protein Agl23 yields the protein MASQTETSDTGVSTSDTRETLTGYASRTQLVVAGIAVVALLARFVMLGARVAHQDEARVAYWAYRFMENGVYEYRPIVHGPFLTIVDGHLFSVFGASDFTMRFIVALIGGLLPLGGLLFRQRLRDSETVALALLLAFNPVLLYYSRFYRNDLLLAGFMLLAFGFFVRAYDHQRPVFLYAGTASFALAFTTKENALVYPVCWLGATALLWDHRLFVQRAGERGLLTVVLDRLRTTARGLSDWWPYLTLAVFEFFAIVVFFYAPRNTDRIPGLDVPGLYEALGNPALLPAVIGHATLGSWNAFLGQWGEGNTESYLGALTAMWPVLESGAIVLLAFSIIGFVVDRYTGERPNDVVSFAAYWGFSSVLGYPVIVDNPFPWEVIHMIVPLAIPAAVGLALVGRLGFESVTDGDAVSATAAALVLLLVVGQVGATAVGTSYLDAQSEENELVQYAQSSSEMKPVLHEIRDAANSNEGVDVLYYGDDPNFDGDNLYAPDPSTHDAPPAGDGWFARLPFAWYMEVFGAETDSVNEPELVQQELNDGQKPPVVIALGEADTCSEEYDNAGDIQQYVDGYERYEVQRYLHDSGCVISTTVIYVDENATGN from the coding sequence ATGGCATCGCAAACCGAAACCTCCGACACCGGCGTCTCGACCTCCGACACCCGCGAGACGCTGACGGGCTACGCCTCCCGGACCCAACTGGTTGTGGCCGGAATCGCCGTGGTGGCACTCCTCGCGCGGTTCGTGATGCTCGGGGCGCGCGTGGCCCACCAAGACGAGGCCCGCGTCGCCTACTGGGCGTATCGGTTCATGGAGAACGGCGTCTACGAGTACCGACCCATCGTCCACGGCCCGTTCCTCACCATCGTGGACGGCCACCTCTTCTCGGTGTTCGGGGCCTCCGACTTTACGATGCGCTTTATCGTCGCGTTGATCGGGGGACTCCTCCCGCTCGGGGGGCTCCTGTTCCGCCAGCGGTTGCGGGATTCGGAGACCGTCGCGCTCGCGCTCCTGCTGGCGTTCAATCCCGTCCTGCTCTACTACTCGCGGTTCTACCGCAACGACCTCCTGCTGGCCGGGTTCATGCTGTTGGCGTTCGGCTTCTTCGTCCGCGCGTACGACCACCAGCGCCCTGTTTTTCTCTATGCTGGAACCGCGTCGTTCGCACTGGCGTTCACGACCAAGGAGAACGCGCTGGTCTACCCGGTCTGCTGGCTCGGAGCCACGGCCCTGCTGTGGGACCACCGGCTGTTCGTCCAGCGCGCCGGGGAGCGCGGCCTGCTGACGGTCGTCCTCGACCGACTCCGGACGACCGCGCGAGGACTCTCCGATTGGTGGCCCTACCTCACGCTCGCGGTCTTCGAGTTCTTCGCCATCGTGGTGTTCTTCTACGCGCCGCGAAACACCGACCGCATCCCCGGCTTGGACGTGCCGGGCCTCTACGAGGCGCTGGGCAATCCCGCGCTCCTGCCCGCGGTAATCGGCCACGCGACCCTCGGGTCGTGGAACGCCTTCCTCGGCCAGTGGGGCGAGGGCAACACCGAGTCGTACCTCGGGGCGCTGACGGCGATGTGGCCGGTGCTTGAGTCGGGCGCTATCGTTCTCCTCGCGTTCTCCATCATCGGGTTCGTCGTGGACCGCTACACCGGCGAGCGCCCGAACGACGTGGTGTCGTTCGCGGCCTACTGGGGCTTTTCGAGCGTGCTGGGCTACCCCGTCATCGTGGACAACCCCTTCCCGTGGGAGGTTATCCACATGATAGTGCCGCTGGCGATTCCCGCCGCGGTCGGCCTCGCGTTAGTCGGTCGCCTCGGCTTCGAGAGCGTGACCGACGGCGACGCAGTGTCGGCGACGGCGGCCGCGCTGGTCCTGTTGCTCGTCGTGGGGCAGGTCGGCGCGACGGCGGTCGGGACCTCCTATCTCGACGCCCAGAGCGAGGAGAACGAACTGGTCCAGTACGCCCAGTCGTCCAGCGAGATGAAGCCCGTCCTCCACGAGATTCGGGACGCCGCGAACTCGAACGAGGGCGTGGACGTGCTGTACTACGGCGACGACCCCAACTTCGACGGCGACAACCTCTACGCGCCCGACCCCTCGACCCACGACGCGCCGCCCGCGGGCGACGGCTGGTTCGCCCGACTCCCCTTCGCGTGGTACATGGAAGTCTTCGGCGCGGAGACCGACAGCGTGAACGAACCGGAACTCGTCCAGCAGGAACTGAACGACGGCCAGAAGCCGCCCGTCGTCATCGCGCTCGGCGAGGCCGACACCTGCTCGGAGGAGTACGACAATGCCGGGGACATCCAGCAGTACGTGGACGGCTACGAGCGATACGAGGTCCAGCGGTACCTCCACGACAGCGGCTGTGTCATCAGCACGACCGTCATCTACGTCGACGAGAACGCGACCGGGAACTGA
- a CDS encoding thiolase family protein: MGDDTTPVIAKAVRTPQGKEDGVYADTRSEDLSVPLVNTILSETGLTGEDVDDLMWGVAQQREEQDNNVARVIALLSDLGEGVPAATINRWCASSMQAVISASDAIRAGQRDAIIAGGVENMSRVPMSQSYGNVHPRMADHYNVGELSMGMTAEKVAEEYGVSREQQDEYALRSQQRAAEATESGRFDDEIVPIETDDGLVEEDEGIRPDTSMEALSGLPTVFKADGTVTPGNSSQISDGASATLVTSEAFAEKHGLDIMAYVGDNNVTGVDPTVMGIGPVPATQGLLERTGESIDEFDLVELNEAFASQTVYAKNELGVPDEKFNVNGGAIAIGHPLGASGARLPVTLVHEMQKRDADKGLATLCVGFGQGAAITFERK, translated from the coding sequence ATGGGAGACGACACCACTCCAGTCATCGCCAAGGCGGTCCGAACGCCACAAGGCAAGGAAGACGGCGTGTACGCCGACACGCGGAGCGAGGACCTCTCGGTTCCGCTCGTCAACACCATCTTATCGGAGACCGGACTCACGGGCGAGGACGTAGACGACCTGATGTGGGGCGTCGCACAACAGCGCGAGGAGCAGGACAACAACGTCGCGCGAGTCATCGCGCTCCTCTCGGACCTCGGTGAAGGGGTCCCGGCCGCGACCATCAACCGCTGGTGTGCCTCCTCGATGCAGGCGGTCATCAGCGCGAGCGACGCCATCCGCGCGGGCCAGCGCGACGCCATCATCGCGGGCGGCGTCGAGAACATGAGCCGCGTCCCGATGAGCCAGAGCTACGGGAACGTCCACCCGCGGATGGCCGACCACTACAACGTCGGCGAACTCTCGATGGGGATGACCGCCGAGAAGGTCGCCGAGGAGTACGGCGTCTCCCGCGAGCAACAGGACGAGTACGCCCTCCGGAGCCAACAGCGCGCCGCCGAGGCCACCGAATCGGGCCGGTTCGACGACGAAATCGTCCCCATCGAGACCGACGACGGACTGGTCGAGGAGGACGAGGGCATCCGGCCGGACACCTCGATGGAAGCCCTCTCGGGACTTCCCACGGTGTTCAAGGCCGACGGGACCGTGACGCCGGGGAACTCCTCGCAGATTTCCGATGGGGCGTCCGCGACGCTCGTCACCAGCGAGGCGTTCGCCGAGAAACACGGCCTCGACATCATGGCCTACGTCGGCGACAACAACGTGACCGGTGTGGACCCGACCGTGATGGGCATCGGCCCGGTCCCGGCGACGCAGGGCCTGCTGGAGCGCACCGGCGAGTCCATCGACGAGTTCGACCTCGTGGAACTCAACGAGGCGTTCGCCAGCCAGACCGTCTACGCGAAGAACGAACTCGGCGTCCCGGACGAGAAGTTCAACGTCAACGGCGGCGCAATCGCCATCGGCCACCCGCTGGGAGCCTCCGGCGCGCGCCTGCCCGTGACGCTCGTCCACGAGATGCAGAAGCGCGACGCCGACAAGGGCTTGGCGACACTCTGTGTCGGCTTCGGTCAGGGTGCCGCGATTACCTTCGAGCGGAAGTAG